A stretch of Alphaproteobacteria bacterium DNA encodes these proteins:
- a CDS encoding glycosyltransferase family 39 protein: protein MKFINRSQINTWYWIVPLLGILFALFLGNRPFASPDEGRYVEIPREMVATQDYVTPRLNGVKYFEKPPFFYWFQAANIHLFGIYEWSMRLSSVAFALIGCLGTFAFGRRFFSKEAGIAAALILATSPLYYALSRLIILDMTMTTLVTISLFCFLWTVHTPAGYQRRLWAWGFYAFSALAVLTKGIMAPGISGPVILIWALGTGRWKDLWPAYIPSGALIFFAIAAPWHILASLENPEFAYKYFIVEHFLRYTTSVHLRTKPFYFFIPVILLGLFPWVSLLWGAIQDALKAPKTSEQRGVIYFLLIWAVFTFGFFSISNSKLVPYILPCFPPLAIILGAYWVKLYRSDYSPATTKTIHLFAATLALFSLGGITTLWAMPQLLDHKPHLVNHFLLMGGAFLVLALAALVSSHLKRYKVALSTIPLSAIILVFSVIFMMPELQRPSVKPLAQIIQTLKKPGDIVGSYKTYYQDLPVYVNQTVTVIDIKGELEFGCDVEDCSQWMLNEAQYMSLWTGDKRLFIIARAAEIKDLVGRVPSFQYHLLDQDNGNILITNKT, encoded by the coding sequence ATGAAGTTTATAAATCGATCCCAAATTAATACATGGTATTGGATAGTACCCTTGCTGGGGATCCTGTTTGCCTTGTTTTTAGGAAACCGACCTTTTGCATCTCCGGATGAAGGGAGATATGTCGAGATTCCTCGAGAAATGGTCGCAACACAAGACTACGTCACCCCCCGTCTCAATGGGGTAAAATACTTTGAGAAGCCCCCCTTCTTTTATTGGTTTCAAGCGGCCAACATCCACTTATTTGGCATTTATGAATGGTCCATGCGCCTCAGCAGCGTCGCTTTTGCCCTAATCGGATGCTTGGGCACCTTTGCCTTTGGTCGTCGATTCTTTTCAAAAGAAGCAGGTATCGCCGCAGCATTAATCCTTGCAACAAGCCCCCTCTATTATGCCTTAAGTCGCCTCATCATCCTTGATATGACCATGACGACTCTTGTGACAATTAGTCTCTTTTGCTTCTTATGGACCGTCCACACACCCGCCGGTTACCAACGACGCTTATGGGCATGGGGATTTTATGCATTTTCAGCCCTTGCCGTCCTGACCAAAGGGATCATGGCCCCTGGCATTTCAGGGCCTGTCATCCTCATTTGGGCCCTTGGGACTGGGCGCTGGAAAGATTTGTGGCCTGCCTATATTCCGTCTGGTGCTCTTATCTTTTTCGCCATTGCCGCGCCGTGGCATATCTTGGCAAGCCTCGAAAACCCTGAGTTTGCTTACAAGTACTTCATTGTGGAGCATTTTTTGAGGTATACAACCTCCGTTCATTTACGAACCAAACCCTTTTATTTCTTTATCCCGGTCATTCTGCTTGGGCTGTTTCCCTGGGTCAGTCTCTTGTGGGGGGCGATCCAAGATGCCTTAAAAGCGCCCAAAACATCTGAACAACGGGGCGTCATATACTTCCTCCTCATCTGGGCGGTGTTTACCTTTGGGTTCTTTTCCATTTCGAACTCAAAGCTCGTTCCTTATATACTCCCTTGCTTTCCGCCCCTGGCAATAATTCTTGGTGCCTATTGGGTCAAGCTTTACCGCTCTGACTATTCGCCAGCAACTACCAAGACCATTCACCTATTTGCAGCGACGTTAGCCTTGTTCAGCTTAGGCGGCATCACCACCCTATGGGCCATGCCTCAGCTTCTGGACCATAAACCTCATCTGGTAAATCATTTTCTTCTCATGGGAGGCGCGTTTTTAGTCTTAGCCCTTGCTGCCCTTGTTTCAAGCCACTTGAAGCGTTATAAAGTCGCTTTGAGCACGATTCCCCTTTCGGCCATCATATTAGTGTTTTCCGTAATCTTTATGATGCCTGAACTTCAACGACCCTCAGTCAAACCCCTTGCTCAGATCATCCAAACCCTTAAAAAACCGGGTGACATTGTGGGTAGTTATAAGACATATTACCAGGATCTGCCTGTCTACGTGAACCAAACCGTCACGGTTATTGACATAAAAGGGGAGTTAGAATTCGGATGTGACGTTGAAGACTGTTCCCAATGGATGCTAAACGAAGCCCAATATATGAGCCTTTGGACAGGGGACAAGCGTCTTTTCATCATTGCACGAGCAGCAGAAATTAAGGATCTTGTTGGTCGCGTTCCCTCGTTTCAGTACCACCTCCTTGATCAAGATAATGGCAATATTTTAATAACGAATAAAACATGA
- a CDS encoding DegT/DnrJ/EryC1/StrS aminotransferase family protein, with product MSQTIKKELTEFLPFSRPTISEEAIADVVETLRSGWITTGPRVAKFEDALRAYLQTPHALTLTSATTGLYLALEALEFDKGDEVITTPMTFAGTLNVIALNGLKPVLVDVEPGTYNMDVSQIASKITPRTKAIMPVHFGGCPVDLDPLYELAAKHNLRVIEDAAHAIGTEYKARRIGSFGDMQVFSFHPNKNMTTGEGGCISLRDDELAKKLTLLRFHGMDREAWNRFGKSGSQHYEIIAPGHKANMMDLQAAVGIHQLASLDTFIDQRKALVERYQDGLKDCPGLTLPSSPSYPHRHAWHLFAPLVNNFDRDEVMSRLKERNIGTGLHYHAVHLYPFYRETYGWKEGDFPIAESIGNRIFSLPLFPTLTHTQQDQVIAVLREILG from the coding sequence ATGTCCCAAACTATCAAGAAAGAATTGACTGAATTCCTTCCTTTCTCACGCCCCACAATTAGTGAAGAGGCGATTGCCGATGTGGTTGAAACCTTACGCTCTGGCTGGATAACAACGGGGCCCCGCGTCGCGAAGTTTGAAGACGCCTTGCGGGCCTATCTCCAGACCCCTCACGCCTTGACGCTCACTTCTGCAACAACGGGACTCTATTTGGCTCTGGAGGCCTTGGAATTTGACAAAGGCGATGAAGTCATCACAACCCCCATGACCTTCGCAGGTACCTTGAATGTCATCGCCCTAAACGGTTTAAAACCTGTTCTTGTCGATGTTGAACCAGGCACCTATAACATGGATGTATCCCAGATCGCTTCAAAAATTACGCCACGCACAAAGGCCATTATGCCCGTTCACTTTGGGGGCTGTCCTGTTGACTTAGACCCCCTTTATGAACTGGCAGCAAAACACAATTTGCGGGTTATTGAGGATGCGGCCCATGCGATTGGAACGGAATACAAAGCTCGTCGTATCGGAAGTTTTGGGGATATGCAGGTGTTTAGCTTTCATCCAAACAAAAATATGACAACAGGCGAAGGGGGATGCATCTCTTTACGTGACGACGAGCTCGCCAAAAAGCTCACTTTACTGCGTTTTCATGGAATGGATCGCGAAGCATGGAATCGCTTTGGAAAATCTGGGTCCCAGCACTATGAAATCATAGCTCCCGGCCATAAAGCGAACATGATGGACCTCCAAGCCGCTGTGGGCATACATCAACTGGCAAGTCTAGATACGTTTATTGACCAAAGAAAGGCCCTTGTGGAGCGATATCAGGACGGCTTAAAGGATTGTCCAGGGCTCACCCTCCCCTCTTCCCCGTCCTATCCACACCGCCACGCCTGGCACCTCTTTGCGCCACTTGTGAATAATTTTGACAGAGACGAGGTCATGAGTCGCTTAAAAGAACGTAACATTGGCACAGGCCTCCATTACCATGCGGTGCACCTCTATCCCTTTTACCGGGAAACCTATGGCTGGAAGGAAGGGGATTTTCCTATAGCCGAGTCCATAGGGAATCGCATTTTCAGCCTCCCCCTCTTCCCAACGCTCACTCACACGCAGCAAGATCAAGTCATTGCGGTGTTGAGGGAGATTTTGGGATAA
- a CDS encoding lytic transglycosylase domain-containing protein, which yields MKKLMVLGSVLYLTIGQAYSQSMNMCGSLIRRYEMAHGIPQNLLTAISLVESGRKMGGSHVAWPWTINANGKPYVFATKNEAIAKVRKLRQVGITSIDVGCMQVNLKQHPGAFPTLDAAFDPATNIAYAAKFLKAKKLNKGSWVNAVAHYHSSTAKFHAPYRARVLKTWAKVQNGKVSLASPMDSSFDMQSSLDTFQSNLAQHQGVIVHKVAAPSGRRVNMVVHFAPYKGFNGGMPGIPQSASEGRVSSGPKIIRGFGNRGALPPKVIVNTLGRTTGGAPRQFRVVGSDAPEKIIHVSVNRGNRVLPSKPQNIVIPKSPSTPQ from the coding sequence GTGAAAAAACTGATGGTCCTTGGATCCGTTTTGTACTTAACAATTGGTCAAGCCTACAGTCAATCCATGAATATGTGTGGTTCGCTCATTCGCCGGTATGAGATGGCCCATGGGATACCCCAGAATTTATTAACCGCCATTTCCCTTGTGGAATCAGGCCGTAAGATGGGTGGATCCCACGTTGCATGGCCTTGGACCATCAATGCGAATGGTAAGCCTTACGTCTTTGCAACAAAGAACGAAGCGATTGCCAAGGTTCGTAAGCTTCGCCAGGTTGGGATTACCAGTATTGATGTGGGGTGTATGCAAGTCAATCTTAAGCAACATCCCGGCGCCTTTCCAACCCTTGATGCGGCCTTTGATCCAGCGACCAACATTGCGTATGCAGCCAAATTTCTCAAAGCCAAAAAGCTGAATAAGGGGTCATGGGTCAACGCGGTTGCCCATTACCATTCCTCAACGGCGAAATTCCATGCCCCTTACAGAGCCCGAGTTTTAAAGACCTGGGCTAAGGTTCAGAATGGAAAAGTGAGTTTGGCCTCGCCAATGGACTCTTCTTTTGATATGCAATCATCATTAGATACATTTCAATCCAATCTTGCCCAACATCAAGGCGTCATTGTCCACAAAGTTGCAGCCCCCAGTGGCCGCCGGGTAAATATGGTTGTGCATTTTGCCCCCTACAAAGGCTTCAATGGCGGAATGCCTGGCATTCCTCAAAGCGCAAGCGAGGGTAGAGTTTCAAGTGGCCCAAAAATTATCCGAGGTTTTGGTAACAGAGGCGCGCTGCCGCCCAAGGTCATAGTCAATACGCTCGGTCGGACGACAGGAGGGGCTCCAAGACAATTCCGAGTCGTTGGAAGCGATGCACCGGAAAAGATCATTCATGTGTCAGTCAATAGAGGTAATCGCGTTTTACCTTCTAAACCTCAAAATATCGTTATCCCAAAATCTCCCTCAACACCGCAATGA
- a CDS encoding lipoprotein has product MKKYIAGLCAVILLSGCCGMGTGGCRPDACGEPLQDKCCAPYPCHCPYEGTF; this is encoded by the coding sequence ATGAAAAAATATATTGCTGGATTATGTGCTGTTATACTTTTAAGCGGTTGTTGTGGCATGGGAACGGGTGGATGTAGGCCCGATGCCTGTGGTGAACCACTTCAAGATAAATGTTGTGCTCCTTACCCATGTCATTGCCCGTACGAAGGAACCTTTTAG
- a CDS encoding isovaleryl-CoA dehydrogenase, whose translation MISLDFNLGDTANSVRDMVQQFAATTIAPRAAEIDESNTFPRDLWPQLGGLGLLGITVSQSYGGAGMGYAEHVIAMEEISRASASVGLSYGAHSNLCVNQINLNGSVSQKQIHLPRLVSGEHVGALAMSEAGAGSDVMSMKLRAEDRGDHYCLNGTKMWITNGPDADILIVYAKTDPSGSSKGITAFIVEKGMHGFSTAQKLDKLGMRGSNTCELVFKDCLVPRENILGKVNEGTRVLMSGLDFERVVLAGGSLGIMQACLDVAIPYVQEREQFGQKIGEFELIQAKLADMYTQMNAARAYVYTVAKACDKGQINRKDAAGAILFAAEAATRLSLDTIQILGGNGYINEYPAGRLLRDAKLYEIGAGTSEIRRMLIGRELFKGN comes from the coding sequence ATGATTTCTCTTGATTTTAATCTAGGTGACACGGCAAATAGCGTACGAGATATGGTGCAACAATTTGCTGCTACAACCATTGCTCCTCGAGCGGCAGAAATTGATGAAAGCAACACCTTCCCTCGCGACCTTTGGCCACAACTTGGCGGGCTCGGTCTCCTAGGTATTACGGTCAGCCAATCTTATGGCGGTGCAGGCATGGGTTACGCAGAACATGTGATTGCTATGGAGGAAATCTCCCGGGCATCTGCTTCTGTTGGTTTAAGTTATGGTGCCCATTCAAACTTATGTGTGAATCAAATTAATCTCAATGGGTCTGTATCTCAAAAACAAATACATCTGCCACGCCTGGTTTCCGGAGAGCATGTCGGCGCTTTGGCCATGAGTGAGGCTGGCGCAGGATCTGACGTAATGTCTATGAAACTACGAGCAGAGGATCGGGGGGATCATTACTGCCTCAATGGTACCAAAATGTGGATTACCAATGGCCCAGACGCGGATATCTTGATTGTCTATGCCAAAACAGACCCAAGTGGAAGCAGCAAAGGAATTACAGCTTTTATCGTTGAAAAAGGGATGCACGGCTTTTCAACCGCACAAAAGCTGGATAAATTAGGAATGCGGGGCTCAAACACATGTGAGCTTGTCTTCAAGGATTGCCTAGTCCCCCGAGAAAACATCCTCGGAAAAGTCAACGAGGGCACCCGTGTGCTCATGAGTGGTTTAGATTTTGAACGCGTTGTCCTTGCTGGAGGCTCCCTCGGGATTATGCAAGCCTGTCTTGATGTTGCTATTCCGTATGTTCAAGAACGAGAACAATTTGGACAAAAGATCGGTGAATTTGAGTTGATCCAAGCAAAATTAGCGGATATGTATACCCAAATGAATGCGGCCCGGGCTTATGTCTACACGGTTGCAAAAGCTTGCGACAAAGGGCAGATAAACCGTAAAGATGCAGCGGGGGCCATACTCTTTGCAGCTGAGGCTGCAACCCGTTTGAGCCTTGATACCATCCAGATTTTAGGGGGCAATGGGTACATCAATGAATACCCTGCTGGGCGCTTGCTCAGAGACGCAAAACTCTATGAAATTGGTGCTGGAACATCAGAGATTCGACGTATGCTTATTGGACGGGAATTATTTAAAGGAAATTAG
- the rpmI gene encoding 50S ribosomal protein L35, translating into MPKLKTKSSAKKRFRVTGTGKVKMGQAGKRHGMRKRTNKMLRNARGMTIMHEADAKKVLKYYFHM; encoded by the coding sequence ATGCCCAAGTTAAAAACAAAAAGTAGTGCGAAGAAACGGTTCCGCGTTACGGGAACTGGCAAAGTCAAAATGGGTCAGGCGGGTAAACGCCATGGTATGAGAAAGCGCACCAATAAAATGTTGCGCAATGCACGCGGTATGACAATCATGCATGAAGCGGACGCAAAAAAAGTTCTCAAATATTATTTCCATATGTAA